In Nicotiana tabacum cultivar K326 chromosome 21, ASM71507v2, whole genome shotgun sequence, one DNA window encodes the following:
- the LOC107829573 gene encoding AUGMIN subunit 4 → MVRGVGSQNLAADVTQLIDQLERHCLAPDGSLISKSAYFDLQLAREEMSKERQRYLESLAIYIEATAMVEDYQQAISVANLGGIRDVQGLYSQLGLKNPPQVYEALEHRMVVAEAAQRLRLPLISKDGEIHEEEIEKWSILSRCSIDSTSTSITLSSSSNSTYQTNASVIGAVPAASSASTTSTTDATESDVGGVPNRFLGVTPAYLWQTQLHQMSSVDVAEYQRLLSREIGSRLDAKCDKLSNTVAIDDIDISAGNQSSAARLPERVKLIIEEIEREETAWREDLYSSNRKFAEYYNVLEQILGVLIKLVKDIKLDHQHKYDELQKTWLCKRCETMRAKLRVLEHILLLETYTPETIPALHKIRKYLIEATEEASLAYEKAAARLREYQGVDPHFDEIARQYHDIVKKLESMQWTINQVEMDLNPLPAHPRA, encoded by the exons ATGGTAAGAGGGGTGGGTTCGCAAAACCTGGCGGCGGATGTGACACAGCTGATCGATCAGTTAGAGCGCCACTGCTTAGCCCCTGATGGATCTCTCATCTCCAAATCAGCTTACTTCGATCTCCAACtc GCTAGAGAAGAAATGTCAAAGGAGAGGCAGCGCTATTTGGAATCCTTA GCAATATATATTGAGGCGACCGCCATGGTAGAAGATTACCAGCAAGCCATTTCTGTGGCCAATCTCGGTGGTATTCGAGATGTGCAGGGTTTATACTCTCAATTGGGCCTGAAAAACCCTCCTCAG GTTTATGAGGCTCTTGAGCATAGGATGGTTGTTGCGGAAGCAGCTCAGAGATTGAGGCTTCCACTCATCTCCAAAGACGGTGAGATTCACGAGGAGGAAATTGAAAAATGGAGTATACTGTCGAGATGTTCTATTGATAGCACAAGCACCAGCATCACATTAAGCTCGAGCTCAAACTCAACTTATCAAACCAATGCATCTGTAATTGGAGCTGTTCCTGCAGCAAGCAGTGCTTCCACTACTAGTACAACTGATGCAACAGAATCAGATGTTGGTGGTGTTCCCAATCGATTCCTTGGAGTTACGCCTGCATATTTATGGCAAACTCAACTACATCAGATGTCATCAGTG GATGTGGCAGAATACCAGAGATTGCTTTCACGTGAGATTGGAAGCCGGTTGGATGCTAAATGTGATAAGTTATCTAATACAGTTGCTATTGATGACATTG ATATATCTGCTGGCAATCAAAGTTCAGCTGCCCGGCTTCCAGAaag GGTAAAGTTGATCATTGAGGAGATTGAAAGAGAGGAAACGGCATGGCGTGAGGATTTATATTCATCTAACAGAAAATTTGCAGAATACTATAAT GTTTTGGAGCAGATCCTTGGTGTGCTAATTAAGCTTGTCAAAGATATAAAGTTGGACCATCAACATAAATAT GATGAACTGCAAAAGACGTGGCTGTGCAAAAGATGTGAGACAATGAGGGCAAAATTAAG AGTTCTGGAACATATTCTCCTACTCGAGACGTATACCCCGGAAACTATCCCTGCACTTCacaaaataag GAAGTATTTGATTGAAGCAACAGAGGAAGCATCGCTTGCATATGAGAAAGCG GCTGCCCGCCTTCGTGAGTATCAGGGGGTTGACCCTCATTTTGACGAAATTGCTAGGCAGTACCATGACATTGTAAAG AAATTAGAGAGTATGCAGTGGACCATCAACCAAGTTGAAATGGACTTGAATCCTTTGCCCGCTCACCCCCGTGCCTAA
- the LOC107829574 gene encoding calcium-dependent protein kinase 2-like (The RefSeq protein has 6 substitutions compared to this genomic sequence), with protein sequence MGICLSKTKPAESKSNGHHRSGGGSGGPHQTQIQYTKSPGPESQLPMRPSASPKPVFKQETILGKPFEDVKAYYTLGKELGRGQFGVTFLCTEIATGHQYACKSISKKKLVTKSDKEDMRREIQIMQHLSGQPNIVEFKGAYEDKNSVCLVMELCGGGELFDRIIAKGHYTERAAASMCRAIVNVVHVCHFMGVIHRDLKPENFLLTDKSENAALKATDFGLSMFIQEGKVYKDIVGSAYYVAPEVLRKSYGKEIDVWSAGVMLYILLSGVPPFWAETERGIFDAILKEDIDFESQPWPSITSSAKDLVRKMLTKDPKKRISAAQVLEHPWLKVGGVASDKPLDNAVLSRMKQFRAMNKLKKLALKVIAENMSAEEIQGLKSMFHNIDTDNSGTITYEELKSGLARLGSKLTEAEVKQLMEAADVDGNGSIDYIEFITATMHKHRLNSEENLYKAFQYFDKDSSGFITRDELETAMEEHGIGDAASIREIMSDVDADNDGRINYEEFCTMMRSGAKQPGKLF encoded by the exons ATGGGTATCTGTTTGAGCAAAACAAAACCAGCAGAATCCAAATCCAATGGGCACCATAGATCAGGAGGAGGTAGTGGTGGACCCCATCAAACTCAAATTCAGTATACAAAATCTCCAGGTCCAGAATCTCAATTGCCTATGAGGCCATCAGCAAGTCCAAAACCAGTTTTCAAGCAAGAAACCATTTTGGGGAAACCATTTGAGGATGTTAAAGCATACTATACATTAGGAAAAGAATTGGGCAGAGGTCAATTTGGAGTTACATTTCTTTGTACTGAAATAGCAACTGGTCATCAATATGCTTGCAAGTCAATATCAAAGAAGAAACTTGTTACAAAATCTGATAAGGAAGATATGAGGAGAGAGATTCAGATAATGCAGCATTTGAGTGGACAGCCAAATATTGTTGAATTTAAAGGTGCTTATGAGGATAAGAATTCAGTGTGTTTAGTGATGGAGTTGTGTGGTGGTGGAGAGCTATTTGATAGGATTATTGCAAAGGGGCATTATACTGAAAGAGCTGCTGCATCAATGTGTAGAGCTATTGTTAATGTTGTCCATGTTTGCCATTTTATGGGTGTGATGCACCGCGACCTTAAGCCCGAGAACTTTTTGTTGACAGATAAGAGTGAAAATGCTGCTTTGAAGGCAACTGATTTTGGGCTGTCCATGTTCATTCAAGAAG GTAAGGTGTACAAGGATATAGTTGGGAGTGCTTACTATGTTGCTCCTGAAGTCTTACGAAAGAGTTATGGCAAGGAAATAGATGTTTGGAGTGCAGGTGTTATGTTGTATATACTACTTAGTGGTGTGCCTCCCTTTTGGGCAG AAAcggagaggggtatatttgatgCCATATTAAAAGAAGACATAGACTTTGAAAGTCAACCTTGGCCCTCAATAACAAGTAGTGCCAAAGACCTGGTCCGAAAGATGCTCACCAAAGACCCAAAGAAACGCATTTCTGCTGCTCAAGTTCTTG AGCATCCTTGGCTCAAGGTAGGCGGAATAGCATCAGATAAACCATTAGACAATGCTGTCCTCTCAAGAATGAAGCAATTCAGAGCTATGAACAAACTCAAGAAACTTGCTTTGAAG GTCATTGCTGAAAATATGTCAGCAGAAGAAATTCAGGGGCTCAAATCGATGTTCCATAATATTGACACTGATAATAGCGGCACTATCACATATGAAGAATTGAAGAGCGGATTGGCTCGACTTGGATCAAAGCTCACGGAGGCTGAAGTTAAGCAATTGATGGAAGCT GCCGATGTGGATGGAAATGGCTCTATTGACTATATAGAGTTCATCACTGCCACCATGCATAAACACAGACTAGAAAGAGAGGAAAATCTATACAAAGCATTTCAGTATTTTGATAAAGATAGCAGTGG GTTCATCACAAGAGACGAACTCGAAACAGCTATGGAAGAGCATGGAATAGGCGATGCAGCCAGTATAAGGGAAATAATATCTGAAGTAGATGCAGATAAT GATGGAAGAATCAATTATGAGGAGTTTTGTACAATGATGAGAAGTGGAGCTAAACAGCCAGGCAAGCTCTTCTAA